A region from the Silene latifolia isolate original U9 population chromosome 7, ASM4854445v1, whole genome shotgun sequence genome encodes:
- the LOC141589988 gene encoding uncharacterized protein LOC141589988: MDEKWFYLTQPSRRFYLSKGEKKPYRSVQSKKFIGKVMFMCAVARPRYGSNGEVLFDGKIGIWPFIVEVPAKRNSRNRVAGTMETKCIESINKQVVKDMILKIVIPAIKAKWLEGENKHIIIQQDNARPHIKNWIRFQSQANKDGWNIELSCQPPNSPDLNVLDLGFFRAIQSLQQRKNAYKLDKLVVEVNNAFEKLELKHGYKANALVDANVNANVSADALADLELVGNIMNHWVRE, translated from the exons ATGGATGAAAAATGGTTTTACTTAACTCAGCCTAGTAGGAGGTTCTACTTATCTAAAGGTGAAAAAAAACCATATAGAAGTGTTCAGTCCAAAAAATTTATAGGAAAAGTAATGTTTATGTGTGCTGTTGCCAGACCAAGGTATGGGTCAAATGGTGAAGTACTTTTTGATGGTAAGATAGGTATATGGCCCTTCATAGTTGAAGTACCAGCTAAGAGAAATTCTAGGAATAGAGTTGCAGGTACAATGGAAACAAAATGCATAGAATCAATTAACAAACAGGTTGTTAAAGATATGATACTCAAAATTGTTATTCCAGCAATTAAGGCAAAGTGGCTCGAAGGTGAAAATAAGCATATTATCATACAACAAGATAATGCACGTCCACACATAAAGAATTGGATCCGATTTCAAAGTCAAGCAAACAAGGATGGGTGGAATATTGAGTTAAGTTGTCAACCACCAAACTCACCAGATTTGAATGTCTTAGATTTGGGTTTTTTCAGAGCTATTCAGTCACTTCAGCAAAGGAAAAATGCTTACAAGTTGGATAAACTTGTTGTGGAAGTTAATAATGCTTTTGAAAAGTTGGAG TTGAAACATGGATACAAAGCTAATGCATTAGTTGATGCAAATGTTAATGCAAATGTTTCTGCAGATGCTCTCGCAGATCTTGAACTTGTTGGTAACATTATGAACCACTGGGTGCGAGAATGA